The following proteins are co-located in the Pelecanus crispus isolate bPelCri1 chromosome 5, bPelCri1.pri, whole genome shotgun sequence genome:
- the TACSTD2 gene encoding LOW QUALITY PROTEIN: tumor-associated calcium signal transducer 2 (The sequence of the model RefSeq protein was modified relative to this genomic sequence to represent the inferred CDS: inserted 1 base in 1 codon; deleted 2 bases in 2 codons), translating to MEPLFGFLMGLILVVASSAQNNCTCATNKVMVCAQDASGNCTCTLVGSNHKVDCSTLTSKCLLMKAETIPLKEKRFWGHPCGLLDDGIYNPDCEDSGIFRARQCHQTDTCWCVNTAGVRRTIKGDKSLRCGELVSTNWITLKLKHKKSSAFNVPNIANALKHLPESXNKLYPKYITAVKYDSPLIQICLNQNDSEKSRCDCISFTVSVNGGARDIEKMRIYYVDEEPPEFCMSQLAAGISAVVTLVILTAGLSITVLVILRWLWIRKYTKVQSKK from the exons ATGGAGCCTCTGTTCGGGTTTTTGATGGGTTTGATTCTGGTGGTAGCTTCATCAGCGCAGAACAACTGTACCTGTGCGACCAACAAGGTGATGGTATGTGCCCAGGACGCATCTGGGAACTGCACCTGCACGCTGGTGGGTTCAAATCACAAGGTAGACTGTTCCACACTGACTTCAAAATGCTTGCTGATGAAGGCAGAAACGATCCCCCTGAAGGAGAAGCGCTTCTGGGGCCATCCCTGTGGGCTGTTAGAT GATGGCATTTACAATCCAGACTGCGAGGACAGTGGCATCTTCAGAGCCAGGCAGTGCCATCAAACTGATACTTGCTGGTGTGTGAACACCGCCGGAGTAAGAAGAACCATAAAGGGTGACAAAAGCCTGAGGTGTGGTGAACTGGTTAGTACAAACTGGATC ACACTGAAACTGAAGCACAAAAAGTCCAGTGCCTTCAATGTTCCAAACATAGCAAATGCCCTGAAACACCTGCCTGAGA TGAACAAACTGTACCCCAAGTACATCACAGCTGTTAAGTATGATTCCCCTCTTATCCAAATCTGCCTGAATCAGAACGACTCAGAGAAATCTAGGTGTGACTGTATTTCATTCACTGTCTCTGTCAATGGAGGCGCTCGGGATATTGAAAAAATGAGGATTTACTATGTTGATGAAGAGCCACCAGAGTTTTGCATGAGTCAACTGGCTGCTGGCATTAGTGCTGTGGTGACACTGGTGATACTGACTGCTGGCCTCAGCATCACTGTGCTGGTTATTCTGAGGTGGCTGTGGATAAGAAAATATACGAAAGTTCAGAGTAAAAAATGA